The DNA sequence GCCTTCACACATCGTCTGCAAGCCGTACTGAATGCCGTTGTCGCGCATGTGGTAGAGCAGCGTGGTCATGATGCGCGCACCCGAGCCGCCGAGCGGGTGGCCGAGCGCGATGGCGCCGCCGTTCGGGTTGAGCTTCTTCTCGTCGGCGCCGATGTCCTTGAGCCAGGCCATCGGAACGGGTGCGAAGGCTTCGTTCACCTCGAACGCGCCGATCTGGTCGATGGACAGTCCGGACCGCTTGAGCGCCTTCTGGGTGGCCGGGATCGGCGCGGTCAGCATGATGACCGGATCGGCGCCGGCGAGCACGGCGGTGTGGACCTTGGCGATCGGCTTGAGGCCGAGCTCCTTGGCCTTCTCGGCCGACATGAACAGCAGCGCGGCCGAACCGTCGGAGATCTGCGAGGAGTTGCCGGCGTGGATCACGCCGTCCTCCCGGAACGCCGGCTTGAGCTGACCCATCTTCTCCAGCGTGGTGCCGCGGCGGATGCCCTCGTCCTTGAGCACGGCATTACCTTCGGAATCCTTGATCGCGACGATCTGATCGTCGAAGGCGCCGGAATCCTGTGCGGCGGCGGCTTTCTCGTGCGAGTCGAGGGAGAACTGGTCGAGGTCGGTGCGGCTGAAGCCCCACTGCTCGGCGATCATCTCGGCGCCGATGCCCTGGTTCGGGGTCTGCTGGTAGCGGTCCTTGAAGCCTTGCGGATAGGGGTTGCCGCCGTTGGCCAGCGAGGCGCCCATCGGCGTGCGCGACATCGACTCGACGCCACCGGCGACGACCACGTCGTAGTGTCCGGCCACCACACCGGCGGCAGCGAAGTGCACCGACTGCTGACTGGAACCGCACTGACGGTCGACGGTCACGCCGGGCACGCTCTCAGGCCAGCCGGCGGTCAGCAGCGCGGTGCGGCCGATGTCGAGTGCCTGCTCGCCGGCCTGCATGACGCAGCCCCAGATGACGTCGTCGACGAGCGCCGGATCGACCCCCGCGCGCTGCACCAGACCGTTGAGCACCTGAGCGGACAGTTCGGCCGGGTGCACGCCCGACAGACCCCCGTTGCGTTTGCCGACCGGCGACCGGACGGCCTCGACGATGACGGCTTCAGCCATGACACTTCTCCTTCGAAGTCGGATCCCGCTCTCACACTTGGACACGACGGTAGAGGACAAGGTTTACTAGGTCAACCAGCTGGTTGGTGGGCCCGGCGTCGGCCGAACCGCCCCGGTCAGGTGGTTTACTGAGTTGTACAGCTGGCCGTCGGCCGGCGCGGCGCGGACCCGGGAGGACAGGTGGCTCGGACGACACCGCTTGCCCCCATGATCGGGGCGAGCCCCTCGACGACCGCCGTCCGCTCCCCCAAGACGGCGGAACTGGTCGCCGGCACCCTGCGCCGCATGGTGGTCGACGGCCAACTCAAAGAGGGCGACTTCCTGCCCAACGAAGCCGAGCTGATGGCCCACTTCGGCGTCAGCAGGCCGACGCTGCGCGAGGCGGTGCGGGTGCTCGAATCCGAGCGCCTGGTCGAGGTGCGCCGCGGGTCGCGCACCGGCGCCCGGGTGCGGGTGCCCGGACCGGAGATCGTCGCGCGCCCGGCCGGCCTGCTGCTCGAACTGTCCGGCGCGACGATCGCCGACGTGATGACCGCCCGCTCGGGCATCGAGCCGATGGCGGTGCGCCTGCTCACCGAGTCAGGCGACACCGCCGCCTTCGACGAACTCGAGCAGACGCTGGACGAGCACGTCGCGCACAGCTGGCAGTCGGGCCGGCTCGCCGAGACCACCGGCGACTTCCACCGGCGCATGGTCGAGCTGTCGGGCAATGCGACGCTGACCATCATGGCCGGCATGCTCCACGAGATCACGGTGCGCCACACCGCTTTCGCGATGAACGAGAGCAACCCGCCGTCGAAGGCGGACTACGACAAGCTGATGCGGTCCTATCGGAGGTTGCTTCAGCTGATGCGGTCCGGCGACGGGGCGGCCGCCGAGGCGCACTGGCGCAAACACCTCGACACCGCCCGGGCGCTGCTGCTGCAGGGCCTGGAGGACGTCAAGGTCCGCGACGTCATGGGGTGAGCGTTCCGCCGAGACTGCGGTGAGGTCACGTCACTGCGCGGATTCGCGATCTGACCGCAGGCTCGGCCCGTCGGCGCCGTCCTTCCGCCACGTCACATGCACCGGGATGTCGTCGGTCCACGGCTGTCCGGTCACCATGTCCGAGACGTTGACGTAGCCGCGCTCGAACTCCCCCGTGGCGGCGTCGACCAGCCGGTACTCCTGACGCTGCCGGTGGATGGGTTGGGCGTCGAGGAGGATGACGCGCACCTCGCCCGGCTCGAAGTGGCAACGCCGCTGCATCGCCGCGATCAACTGCTCGTTGTGCATGTGGCCGTCGCCGAAGTTCCAGCCGACGGCGGTGCTGCACAGCCGTTCCCCTTCGGTGATCACGTACTCGTCCTCGTCGCGTCCGGCGAGCGCGTTGTGCACCAGGGTCAGCAAGGCCTTGCCGTGAGAGTTGAAGCCGCGGAAGGCGTATCCCTTGTAGAGGTAGATCATCGCCTGTTCCTGGCTGCCGTAGAACCTCTCGAGCTGGGAGGTGGGCATGCTCGCGATCGCGACGAGGCCGCGCTCGATCTTCTCGTTCGCCGACGGTTTGATGCACCACCACGAGGTGTCCCAGTTGCCGGCGTAGTAGCGCATACCGGGCAGGAAGGAGATCTTGCGGGGGAACAGGTTGCCCAGCGCGACGGTGACGGCCAGTACGGCGAACAACACGACCGGCAGGGGTGTGCTCAGCTGGGACAGACCGAGGTCGGCATGGCCGACGAACAGCGTCACCACACAGAACATCATGAAGACGTTCCATTCCAGCGGCACGCCCATCGGGATCGCCGACAGGATGCCGAAATGGAAGACCAGCATGACGAACGCGGCGATCGCCGTCGGCCAGCCGCCGTGGGAGAACAGCAGCACCAACGGCACCAGCATCTCGATCGCGGTGCTGAAGTGGGCGATGACCCGAGAAACCCGGCCGGGCCGCAGGTCATCTGGGAACCTCTCGAAGAATCTGCGTTTCAGCGACTTCGTCCGGATCAGCGGATTGTTCGACATCATCGTCGAGATCACGAACGGGAAGTGCTTGTTGAGCTTCGAGGTCGCCGCACCGATCCAGATCGCGACGCACACCAGCTTGGCGGCCAGGAGCATGTCGACTCCGTAGCCGACGAACAGGAACGCGACGGTGAACGAGCCGTAGACCTCACCGCGGGCGGCCAGGAAGATCACCTTGTCCCGCAGGCCGAGCACGGCCAGCAGCCCGAGGATGGTCCAGATCTGCCAGAGGGGCAGCACGCCGATCGTCGTTCCCAGCGCGGGGACCGGTCCGGTGCCGTCGGAGAACAGCGCGACCAGCAGCACCACGAGCAGTGCGCCGTAGAGCGCGGCGTCCA is a window from the Mycolicibacterium litorale genome containing:
- a CDS encoding thiolase family protein, whose amino-acid sequence is MAEAVIVEAVRSPVGKRNGGLSGVHPAELSAQVLNGLVQRAGVDPALVDDVIWGCVMQAGEQALDIGRTALLTAGWPESVPGVTVDRQCGSSQQSVHFAAAGVVAGHYDVVVAGGVESMSRTPMGASLANGGNPYPQGFKDRYQQTPNQGIGAEMIAEQWGFSRTDLDQFSLDSHEKAAAAQDSGAFDDQIVAIKDSEGNAVLKDEGIRRGTTLEKMGQLKPAFREDGVIHAGNSSQISDGSAALLFMSAEKAKELGLKPIAKVHTAVLAGADPVIMLTAPIPATQKALKRSGLSIDQIGAFEVNEAFAPVPMAWLKDIGADEKKLNPNGGAIALGHPLGGSGARIMTTLLYHMRDNGIQYGLQTMCEGGGQANATILELL
- a CDS encoding FadR/GntR family transcriptional regulator, giving the protein MARTTPLAPMIGASPSTTAVRSPKTAELVAGTLRRMVVDGQLKEGDFLPNEAELMAHFGVSRPTLREAVRVLESERLVEVRRGSRTGARVRVPGPEIVARPAGLLLELSGATIADVMTARSGIEPMAVRLLTESGDTAAFDELEQTLDEHVAHSWQSGRLAETTGDFHRRMVELSGNATLTIMAGMLHEITVRHTAFAMNESNPPSKADYDKLMRSYRRLLQLMRSGDGAAAEAHWRKHLDTARALLLQGLEDVKVRDVMG
- a CDS encoding DUF3556 domain-containing protein, translated to MGFLKPDMPVVDFAEWSKGTRSEKIRPMAQHWAEVGFGTPVVMHLFYVVKILLYILGGWLFALATSGVDGFTDVAQWWTEPIVFQKVVLYTMLFEVVGLGCGFGPLNNRFFPPMGSILYWLRPGTIRLPPWPGRVPLTKGDTRTPLDAALYGALLVVLLVALFSDGTGPVPALGTTIGVLPLWQIWTILGLLAVLGLRDKVIFLAARGEVYGSFTVAFLFVGYGVDMLLAAKLVCVAIWIGAATSKLNKHFPFVISTMMSNNPLIRTKSLKRRFFERFPDDLRPGRVSRVIAHFSTAIEMLVPLVLLFSHGGWPTAIAAFVMLVFHFGILSAIPMGVPLEWNVFMMFCVVTLFVGHADLGLSQLSTPLPVVLFAVLAVTVALGNLFPRKISFLPGMRYYAGNWDTSWWCIKPSANEKIERGLVAIASMPTSQLERFYGSQEQAMIYLYKGYAFRGFNSHGKALLTLVHNALAGRDEDEYVITEGERLCSTAVGWNFGDGHMHNEQLIAAMQRRCHFEPGEVRVILLDAQPIHRQRQEYRLVDAATGEFERGYVNVSDMVTGQPWTDDIPVHVTWRKDGADGPSLRSDRESAQ